The genomic window GACCGGTCGTGATCGGCTGGGGCCGCAAGGATCGGGTCACGCTCCCTCGACAGGCCAAGCGCGCCGCGAACCGATTCCCCGGCGCGCGATTCCACTGGTTCGAGGAGAGCGGTCACTATCCCCACTGGGACGCTCCCGAGGAGGCCACGCGGGTGATCCTCTCCGCCACGGCCCGCGAGGCGTTCGACGAGTCGTGAGGACTGGACTCCGCGACCGCTGGCGTGGAACGCGGTCGCGACCGAAACGACTCGAACCTCGCTCCGACCGAGACGTCTCCTCCGAGCGGACGAAAGGAAGGATCCATCACCCTTTTCTCGCTGTGCTGGTATCGTTACGTCGATGGAGCGACCGGTGACCGAGGCAGACCTCGCGTTCGAACACACCCCCGAGACCGACCAGTCCTTCGAGAACGCACTCGAGAAGGCGCGCGACGGCGACCGACTCACGGTCGACGACGCCGTCGAGTTGCTGACGACGGGAACCGACGGCGAGGGCATCGACCAGCGGCGCAAGGAGCAGGTCCTCGAGGCCGCCGACCGCCGGCGCGCCGAGGTCGTCGGCGAGGAGGTCACCTTCGTCGCCAACCTGAACAACAACGTCACGACCGCGTGTAACGTGGGGTGTCTGTTCTGTAACTTCAAGGACGCCGCCCACACCTTCGAGAGCGACGCCGAGGTCGAGACCGCCGGCTTCACGAAGACGCCCGCGGAATCCCGCGAGATCGTCGCCGACGCCGTCGATCGGGGCATCTACGAGGTCACCTCGGTCTCCGGTCTCCACCCCGCCTTCGCGCTCGACGCGGAACACCGCGAGATCCTCGAGGCCCACCCCGAGCCGAAGGAGATCAACTACAAGTCGCCCGAACGCTACGACACGAGCCCCGGCACCTACACGGATCAGATCGCGGCGATGAGCGTCGACGGGGTGCACGTCCACTCGATGACCCCCGAGGAGGCCTATCACGCCCGCCGCGGGACCGACTGGTCCTACGAGGAGGTGTTCCGACGGCTGAAGGACGCCGGCCTCGACACCGTCCCCGGAACCGCTGCCGAGATCCTCGTCGAGGAGGTCCGCGACGTGATCTGCCCCGGCAAGATCGGCACCGAGGAGTGGCTCGAGGCGATGGAGGCCGCCGCAAACGTCGGCCTCGGCATGACGGCGACGATCATGTACGGCCACGTCGAGAACGAGGCCCACCGCGCGCTACACCTGAAACGGATCCGCGATCTGCAAGACCGGACCGGGAACATCACCGAGTTCGTTCCGCTGTCCTTTATTCACCAGAACACGCCGCTGTTCGAGCACGACGTCGTCTCGAGCGGCGCGAGCATCGACGAGGACGAACTCATGATCGCCGTCGGTCGACTCTTCCTCGACAACGTCGATCACGTCCAGTCCTCGTGGGTCAAGTACGGCGACGAACAGGGACTGAAGATGCTCTCCTGTGGCGCCGACGACTACATGGGGACGATCCTCTCCGAGGAGATCACGACCCGCGCCGGCGGCGAGCACGGCGAGTTCCGCTCGTTCGAGGACTACGTCGAGATGATCTCCTCGATCGGCCGCGTGCCGGTCGAGCGCTCGACCGACTACGAGAAGCGCCGCGTTATCGATCCCGAGAACCCGCCCTTCGGCCCGCAGTTAGGACCGAAGGCCGACGGCACGCCGCTGCTGACTCGGGAGGAGCGGGAGTCGCAGACCGCGATCGCGGACGACTGAGATCGACCACGAGTCGAGGGCCGTCGTCTCGAGCGTTGGGTGGCATACTCATTCCACGTCACTGACGCCGACCGCCCGAGCCGGTGCGCCGTCGCTGTCGAGCGCGATCGGATACGCTCGGAGGTCGAACCGATCTCCGAACGCGTCGAGGTTCGTGAGGTTCTCGAGGATCAGCAGGTCATTGCCCAGCGCGTGGTGGGCTGCGAACCCGTCCGGTTCGTCCTCAGTGGCGTTTTCCGTCGGCGTCGGATCGGGGTTGAGGTCGCCGACTGCGGCGACGTTCCGGTGTTCCCGATGGACCTCGAGACCACCGCGGAGTCGATTCACGGTCCACGTCGCGACCGTCGCTGCGCAGGGGACCATGCCCGTCCTCGTCGGCGGCGATCACTACTGTACGTTCCCGGCGTTTCGAG from Haloterrigena sp. KLK7 includes these protein-coding regions:
- the cofH gene encoding 7,8-didemethyl-8-hydroxy-5-deazariboflavin synthase subunit CofH; this translates as MERPVTEADLAFEHTPETDQSFENALEKARDGDRLTVDDAVELLTTGTDGEGIDQRRKEQVLEAADRRRAEVVGEEVTFVANLNNNVTTACNVGCLFCNFKDAAHTFESDAEVETAGFTKTPAESREIVADAVDRGIYEVTSVSGLHPAFALDAEHREILEAHPEPKEINYKSPERYDTSPGTYTDQIAAMSVDGVHVHSMTPEEAYHARRGTDWSYEEVFRRLKDAGLDTVPGTAAEILVEEVRDVICPGKIGTEEWLEAMEAAANVGLGMTATIMYGHVENEAHRALHLKRIRDLQDRTGNITEFVPLSFIHQNTPLFEHDVVSSGASIDEDELMIAVGRLFLDNVDHVQSSWVKYGDEQGLKMLSCGADDYMGTILSEEITTRAGGEHGEFRSFEDYVEMISSIGRVPVERSTDYEKRRVIDPENPPFGPQLGPKADGTPLLTREERESQTAIADD